The following proteins are co-located in the Xiphophorus hellerii strain 12219 chromosome 2, Xiphophorus_hellerii-4.1, whole genome shotgun sequence genome:
- the igf2b gene encoding LOW QUALITY PROTEIN: insulin-like growth factor 2 (The sequence of the model RefSeq protein was modified relative to this genomic sequence to represent the inferred CDS: deleted 2 bases in 2 codons) — MPSDMETQQRSGHHSLCHTCRRTESCRMKVKKMCSTSRALLFALALTLYVVEMASAETLCGGELVDALQFVCEDRGFYFSRPNSRNSNHRRPQNRGIVEECCFRSCDLNLLEQYCAKPAKSERDVSSSSMQSMPVMPVMPTLKQEAARKPHVSMKYPKLDYELWDKNAARRLRRGVPAILRAKKFRRQAEKIKAKEQAIFHRSLISLPSKLPPVLHTTDNFVNHK; from the exons ATGCCATCTGACATGGAAACCCAGCAAAGATCCGGACACCACTCACTTTGCCACACCTGCCGGAGAACGGAGAGCTGCAGGATGAAG GTCAAGAAGATGTGCTCGACCAGCCGTGCGTTGCTCTTTGCGCTGGCTCTCACGCTCTACGTTGTGGAAATGGCCTCGGCAGAGACGTTGTGTGGGGGAGAGCTGGTGGATGCGCTGCAGTTTGTCTGCGAAGACAGAGGCTTCTATTTCA GTAGGCCAAACAGCAGGAATAGCAATCATCGGCGCCCCCAGAACCGTGGGATTGTAGAGGAGTGTTGTTTCCGTAGCTGTGACCTCAACCTGCTGGAGCAATACTGTGCCAAACCAGCCAAGTCC GAGAGGGACGTGTCGTCCTCCTCTATGCAGAGCATGCCCGTCATGCCCGTCATGCCCACACTAAAGCAG GAAGCTGCAAGGAAGCCGCATGTGAGCATGAAGTATCCCAAG CTGGACTATGAGTTGTGGGATAAGAACGCGGCCCGGCGACTCCGGAGGGGTGTCCCTGCCATCCTGAGGGCCAAAAAGTTTCGGAGGCAGGCAGAAAAGATTAAAGCCAAGGAGCAGGCCATCTTCCACCGGTCCTTGATCAGCCTTCCCAGCAAACTGCCCCCGGTGTTGCACACCACGGACAACTTTGTCAACCACAAGTGA